The following proteins are co-located in the Vibrio azureus genome:
- the rimM gene encoding ribosome maturation factor RimM (Essential for efficient processing of 16S rRNA) has protein sequence MSMKGKETMSNEKIVVGKFGATYGIRGWLKVFSYTDNAESIFDYSPWFINQKGSWVEFKVESWKRHNKGMVAKLEGLDIREDAHLMTNFEIAIDPAVLPELSEDEFYWRELFGMQVVTNKGYDLGVVSDILETGSNDVLVVKANLKDAFGQKERLIPFLEEQVIIKVDREAQRIEVDWDPGF, from the coding sequence ATGTCGATGAAAGGTAAAGAAACAATGAGCAACGAAAAGATTGTTGTAGGCAAGTTTGGTGCTACTTACGGCATTCGTGGTTGGCTTAAAGTTTTTTCCTACACAGACAATGCTGAAAGCATTTTTGATTACAGCCCTTGGTTTATTAACCAGAAAGGCTCGTGGGTTGAGTTTAAAGTGGAAAGCTGGAAGCGCCATAACAAAGGTATGGTGGCTAAGCTGGAAGGTCTGGATATTCGTGAAGACGCGCATCTCATGACGAACTTTGAAATCGCAATTGACCCTGCGGTACTACCTGAATTGTCAGAAGATGAATTCTACTGGCGTGAATTGTTTGGTATGCAAGTGGTAACTAACAAAGGTTACGATCTAGGTGTTGTAAGTGACATTCTAGAAACAGGCTCAAATGATGTTCTGGTAGTGAAAGCAAATCTAAAAGATGCTTTTGGGCAAAAGGAACGATTAATCCCGTTTCTTGAAGAGCAAGTGATCATTAAAGTAGATCGCGAAGCTCAACGGATCGAAGTTGACTGGGATCCTGGATTCTAA
- the ffh gene encoding signal recognition particle protein: MFENLTDRLSKTLKNISGKGRLTEDNIKETLREVRMALLEADVALPVVREFVKRVKENAVGVEVSKSLTPGQEFIKIVQAELEAVMGESNEALNLAAQPPAVLLMAGLQGAGKTTSVGKLSKLLKERDKKKVLVVSADVYRPAAIKQLETLASDIGVDFFPSSADQKPIDIANAAIDHAKKKFYDVLIVDTAGRLAIDEEMMGEIKDLHSAINPVETLFVVDAMTGQDAANTAKAFGDALPLTGVILTKVDGDARGGAALSVRHITGKPIKFLGVGEKTDALEPFHPERVASRILGMGDVLSLIEDLQRNVDQEKAEKLAKKFKEKKGFDLEDFREQLGQMQNMGGMMGMLDKLPGMSQLPSDVKDKVDDKMFKQMEAIISSMTMKERQRPEIIKGSRKKRIAAGSGVQVQDVNRLLKQFTQMQKMMKKMQKGGMKGMMRNMQGMMGGMGGGGFNPFGR; encoded by the coding sequence ATGTTTGAGAATTTAACGGATCGATTATCCAAAACGCTGAAAAATATCAGCGGAAAAGGTCGTCTTACCGAAGACAACATTAAAGAAACCCTACGTGAAGTACGTATGGCATTACTTGAGGCCGATGTTGCTCTGCCTGTTGTACGCGAGTTTGTTAAACGCGTCAAAGAAAATGCGGTGGGTGTAGAAGTTTCTAAATCTTTAACGCCAGGTCAAGAGTTTATCAAGATCGTTCAGGCTGAGCTTGAAGCGGTCATGGGTGAATCTAACGAAGCGCTCAACTTAGCGGCACAGCCGCCAGCTGTTTTATTAATGGCGGGTTTACAAGGTGCGGGTAAAACCACATCGGTAGGTAAGCTATCTAAGCTCCTTAAAGAGCGCGACAAAAAGAAAGTCTTGGTAGTGTCTGCAGACGTTTATCGTCCTGCGGCGATCAAGCAGCTTGAAACGTTAGCATCAGATATTGGTGTTGATTTCTTCCCATCATCCGCTGATCAAAAGCCGATTGATATCGCTAACGCAGCCATCGATCATGCAAAGAAGAAATTCTATGACGTTTTGATTGTTGACACCGCTGGTCGTTTGGCCATCGATGAAGAAATGATGGGTGAAATTAAAGATCTTCACTCAGCGATTAACCCGGTTGAGACGCTGTTCGTTGTTGATGCAATGACAGGTCAAGATGCGGCGAACACAGCAAAAGCATTCGGTGATGCGCTACCGCTAACTGGTGTGATTCTGACTAAAGTGGATGGTGATGCACGTGGTGGTGCGGCGCTATCGGTTCGCCATATCACGGGCAAACCGATCAAATTCCTCGGTGTGGGTGAAAAGACCGATGCACTAGAACCTTTCCATCCTGAGCGTGTCGCATCGCGTATTCTTGGAATGGGTGACGTTCTGTCATTGATCGAAGATTTGCAGCGTAATGTTGACCAAGAGAAAGCCGAAAAGCTTGCGAAGAAATTCAAAGAAAAGAAAGGTTTCGATCTTGAAGACTTCCGTGAACAGCTGGGGCAAATGCAAAATATGGGCGGCATGATGGGCATGTTAGACAAGCTACCAGGCATGTCTCAGCTACCGTCTGACGTGAAAGACAAAGTCGATGACAAGATGTTCAAGCAAATGGAAGCCATCATCAGTTCCATGACAATGAAAGAACGTCAGCGTCCTGAAATCATCAAAGGGTCACGCAAAAAGCGTATTGCAGCGGGCTCTGGCGTTCAAGTACAAGATGTTAACCGTCTGCTCAAACAGTTCACTCAGATGCAGAAAATGATGAAGAAAATGCAAAAAGGTGGCATGAAAGGCATGATGCGTAATATGCAGGGTATGATGGGCGGAATGGGTGGCGGCGGCTTCAACCCATTTGGCCGTTAG
- the luxS gene encoding S-ribosylhomocysteine lyase, with amino-acid sequence MPLLDSFTVDHTRMNAPAVRVAKKMQTPKGDTITVFDLRFTAPNKDILSERGIHTLEHLYAGFMRNHLNAENVEIIDISPMGCRTGFYMSLIGTPSEQQVADAWIAAMEDVLKVENQNKIPELNEYQCGTASMHSLEEAKQIARDIIEAGVSVNHNDELALPESMLKELRID; translated from the coding sequence ATGCCATTATTAGACAGTTTTACCGTTGATCATACTCGCATGAATGCACCAGCTGTGCGAGTTGCTAAAAAAATGCAAACTCCGAAAGGAGATACCATTACGGTATTTGATTTACGTTTTACTGCTCCAAATAAAGACATCCTTTCTGAACGTGGTATCCACACATTAGAGCATTTGTATGCGGGCTTTATGCGTAATCACTTAAATGCAGAAAATGTCGAAATTATCGATATTTCGCCAATGGGATGTCGTACTGGTTTCTATATGAGCCTCATCGGTACACCTTCAGAGCAGCAAGTCGCGGATGCATGGATTGCTGCAATGGAAGATGTGCTTAAAGTAGAAAACCAAAACAAAATACCGGAGTTGAATGAATATCAATGTGGCACAGCATCGATGCACTCGCTTGAAGAAGCGAAGCAAATTGCTAGGGATATTATTGAGGCCGGAGTTTCGGTTAACCACAATGATGAGCTTGCCTTGCCTGAATCAATGTTGAAAGAGTTGCGTATTGATTAA
- a CDS encoding HlyC/CorC family transporter encodes MDDISTGILFALLACLIVISGYFSGSETGMMSLNRYRLKHLSNNGHKGAKRVEKLLDRPDRLIGLILIGNNLVNILASAIATILGMRLYGDLGVAIATGALTLVVLVFAEVTPKTIASLYPERVSYASSILLTLLMKILSPLVLLVNFITNGFIRLLGVKADHSNEDHLSSEELRTVVNEAGALIPRRHQDMLVSILDLEHVTVNDIMVPRNEITGIDINDDWKSIVRQLTHSPHGRIVLYRDQIDEVVGMLRLREAYRLMLEKNEFNKETLLRAADEVYYIPEGTPLNVQMLKFQRNKQRIGLIVDEYGDINGLVTLEDILEEIVGEFTTSIAPSLSEEITPQDDGSFLIEGSANIRDINKGLKWKLSTDGPRTLNGLILEHLEDIPQSHLSVQVSGHPMEIIQVEENRIKLVKVYPRLKKNN; translated from the coding sequence TTGGACGACATATCTACGGGTATCTTATTTGCGCTACTCGCGTGTCTTATCGTCATATCAGGTTATTTTTCTGGTTCAGAAACAGGAATGATGTCTTTAAACCGTTATCGTTTAAAGCACCTGTCCAATAACGGCCATAAGGGCGCCAAACGAGTAGAGAAACTGCTCGATCGCCCAGATAGATTAATTGGCCTAATTCTTATCGGTAACAACCTTGTTAATATCCTTGCTTCAGCGATTGCGACTATCTTGGGTATGCGACTCTACGGTGATTTAGGGGTTGCTATTGCTACCGGTGCCCTCACCCTCGTTGTACTTGTCTTTGCAGAAGTTACCCCCAAAACCATTGCTTCCCTTTATCCTGAACGAGTTTCTTACGCCAGCAGCATTCTTCTTACTCTCTTAATGAAGATTTTGTCACCACTTGTATTGCTGGTGAATTTCATCACTAATGGGTTTATTCGTTTACTCGGCGTAAAAGCCGACCATTCCAACGAAGATCATTTAAGTTCTGAAGAACTGAGAACCGTCGTTAATGAGGCTGGCGCTTTAATTCCTCGCCGCCACCAGGACATGCTGGTTTCGATTTTGGATCTTGAACACGTCACGGTGAACGATATTATGGTGCCACGTAACGAAATTACTGGTATCGACATCAATGATGACTGGAAATCGATTGTACGCCAGTTAACGCACTCTCCTCATGGCCGTATCGTGCTATATCGCGATCAGATCGATGAAGTCGTTGGTATGCTTCGCTTAAGAGAAGCCTATCGTTTAATGTTAGAGAAAAACGAATTTAATAAAGAGACGCTACTTCGAGCAGCCGATGAAGTGTATTACATTCCAGAAGGTACGCCACTTAATGTACAAATGTTGAAATTTCAACGTAATAAACAGCGTATTGGCTTAATTGTTGACGAATATGGCGACATCAATGGTTTGGTTACCTTAGAAGATATTCTGGAAGAAATTGTCGGTGAATTCACCACTTCAATTGCTCCAAGTTTGTCAGAAGAAATTACCCCACAAGATGATGGAAGCTTCCTGATCGAAGGCAGTGCTAATATTCGAGATATAAATAAAGGCTTGAAGTGGAAACTGTCAACAGATGGACCAAGGACATTAAATGGATTAATCCTTGAACACCTCGAAGACATCCCTCAAAGCCATTTAAGTGTGCAGGTATCAGGGCATCCGATGGAGATAATTCAAGTGGAAGAGAACCGGATCAAACTCGTCAAGGTGTATCCAAGGCTAAAGAAAAACAATTGA
- the gshA gene encoding glutamate--cysteine ligase, which translates to MTEFAARLKQVALHPEVFKQFGRGVERETLRYRQDGYIATTPHPKGLGSAFTNQWVTTDFSESLLEFITPVSHQIPELMGQLKDIHHFAQTQMGEERMWPLSMPCYVGHQDDIQLAQYGSSNAGKMKTLYREGLKRRYGSLMQIISGVHFNFSFPESFWDALYGEQNESERQTTKSEAYFALIRNYYRFGWMIPYFFGASPALCGSFIRGRETDLPFEKIGGTLFLPKATSLRLSDLGYTNSAQSVLKIGFNSLEQYLDGVSDAIRRPSEEFAQIGVKVDEEYRQLNSNILQIENELYAPIRPKRVTKNGEKPSEALKRGGVEYIEVRSLDVNPFSSVGLTEDQIRFLDLFLTWSVLSDSEPMDNCELECWRDNWNKVIVAGREKGLLLTIGCHGEQLSLQEWAHQVFADLRAIAVEMDKSVGGDAYQMVCDKLESWIDDPELTVSGQLLEQTKSHGGLGKLGCALGGQYREENLAHHYQQYTQEMMEAEATQSVEKQILAEQSDTLSFDEFLADYFAYLK; encoded by the coding sequence TTGACTGAATTTGCTGCGCGACTAAAGCAAGTTGCATTACACCCTGAAGTATTTAAGCAGTTTGGACGCGGTGTAGAGCGTGAAACCTTACGCTACCGCCAAGATGGTTATATCGCGACAACCCCTCATCCGAAAGGTCTCGGTTCGGCGTTTACCAACCAATGGGTTACAACCGACTTTTCAGAATCGTTATTAGAGTTCATCACTCCTGTTTCCCATCAAATACCAGAATTAATGGGTCAACTTAAAGATATTCATCACTTTGCCCAGACTCAAATGGGTGAAGAGCGGATGTGGCCTTTATCAATGCCATGTTATGTCGGGCATCAAGACGACATTCAATTGGCTCAGTATGGTTCATCCAATGCAGGAAAAATGAAAACGCTCTACCGTGAAGGACTTAAGCGCCGTTATGGAAGCCTGATGCAGATTATTTCAGGTGTTCACTTCAACTTTTCTTTTCCTGAGTCTTTTTGGGATGCGCTGTATGGGGAACAAAATGAGTCAGAACGCCAAACGACAAAATCAGAGGCTTATTTTGCTTTAATTCGTAATTATTATCGTTTTGGTTGGATGATCCCTTATTTCTTTGGCGCTTCCCCCGCATTGTGTGGCTCTTTTATTCGCGGGCGTGAAACGGATCTGCCTTTTGAGAAAATAGGTGGTACTTTATTTTTGCCCAAAGCGACGTCATTACGCCTCAGTGATCTCGGATATACTAATAGTGCTCAAAGTGTGCTCAAGATTGGCTTCAACAGTTTAGAGCAATACCTCGACGGTGTCAGTGATGCTATCCGTCGTCCTTCAGAAGAGTTTGCCCAGATTGGGGTGAAAGTCGATGAAGAGTACCGTCAGCTTAATTCTAATATCCTGCAAATCGAGAACGAGCTGTATGCGCCTATTCGCCCTAAACGCGTGACGAAAAATGGAGAAAAACCATCAGAAGCTTTAAAACGCGGAGGGGTGGAATACATCGAAGTGCGTTCTTTAGATGTTAATCCATTTAGCTCTGTGGGCTTGACAGAGGATCAAATTCGCTTTTTAGATTTATTCCTAACTTGGTCGGTGCTCTCTGATTCGGAACCAATGGATAATTGTGAACTTGAGTGCTGGCGTGATAATTGGAATAAAGTCATTGTTGCAGGAAGAGAGAAAGGCTTACTTCTCACTATTGGTTGTCATGGCGAGCAATTATCCCTTCAGGAATGGGCTCATCAAGTTTTTGCTGATTTGCGAGCGATCGCAGTTGAAATGGATAAATCTGTGGGAGGTGATGCTTACCAGATGGTGTGCGACAAGCTAGAATCATGGATAGATGATCCGGAGTTAACCGTATCTGGCCAGCTGTTGGAGCAAACCAAATCTCATGGTGGACTGGGTAAACTGGGCTGTGCTTTAGGTGGACAGTACCGAGAGGAAAACTTAGCTCATCATTATCAACAATATACACAAGAGATGATGGAAGCCGAAGCAACGCAGTCGGTGGAAAAGCAAATCTTGGCAGAGCAAAGTGATACATTGTCATTTGATGAGTTTTTGGCAGACTATTTTGCTTATCTTAAATAA
- a CDS encoding cytochrome C assembly family protein has translation MDSFIAITAAIFYLLAIAAIVPGLSQQSGIKVKTVFSCAVSALVFHAWLLSDLIFDGSGQNLSILNVASLISFIISLVMSLSMLKNRLWFLLPVVYSFAALNLTAATFLPSTFIKHLENDPKVLIHISLALFSYATLTIGALYALQLAWLDHKLKAKKAVAINPNIPPLMRVERQLFNIILIGNLLLTGTLLTGILFVQDMFAQGKAHKAILSFMAWIVYSILLWGHYQQGWRGKKVTWFAVAGATLLTLAYFGSRFVKEIILSH, from the coding sequence ATGGATAGCTTCATTGCCATCACCGCCGCCATTTTTTATCTTTTGGCGATTGCGGCCATTGTTCCAGGACTCTCTCAGCAATCGGGAATCAAAGTTAAAACAGTCTTTAGCTGTGCTGTTAGCGCGTTAGTGTTTCATGCCTGGCTACTGAGTGATCTAATCTTTGATGGTTCAGGACAAAACCTCAGCATCTTAAATGTTGCCTCTCTGATCAGCTTTATTATTTCTTTGGTCATGAGTCTATCCATGCTTAAAAACCGTCTCTGGTTCCTTCTTCCAGTTGTATATAGCTTTGCTGCACTCAATTTAACCGCTGCTACCTTTTTACCAAGTACTTTTATCAAACATTTAGAAAATGACCCTAAAGTTCTGATCCATATTTCTTTAGCATTATTTTCCTATGCAACACTCACCATTGGGGCATTATATGCCTTACAGCTAGCGTGGCTTGACCACAAGTTAAAAGCTAAAAAAGCCGTCGCCATTAACCCTAATATCCCACCTCTCATGAGAGTCGAAAGACAGCTATTTAATATTATCCTTATCGGTAATCTGCTTTTAACGGGAACATTACTTACTGGCATCCTCTTTGTGCAAGATATGTTTGCCCAAGGAAAAGCCCACAAAGCCATCCTGTCCTTTATGGCATGGATCGTCTACTCGATTTTACTCTGGGGACACTACCAGCAAGGTTGGCGAGGGAAAAAGGTCACATGGTTTGCTGTTGCAGGTGCAACATTACTAACCCTGGCTTACTTCGGTAGCCGCTTTGTAAAAGAGATCATATTAAGTCATTAA
- a CDS encoding YqaA family protein produces MLESFYSFLEPITSWFSDSALWVLFFTGFLSATLLPGGSEAGLIAALSLNQYSVISIIIVATVGNTLGGMTNFWLGLWIPNKSQQEKHSHTALKWLAKYGYWGLLFSWLPIIGDPLCLAAGWLRMKFLPCLLLIFLGKAARYSLLTAIYLGLF; encoded by the coding sequence ATGCTAGAGTCGTTTTATTCATTTTTAGAACCCATTACCTCTTGGTTTTCTGACTCAGCATTATGGGTTCTCTTTTTTACGGGCTTTTTGAGTGCCACTCTATTGCCCGGGGGATCGGAAGCAGGGCTTATTGCCGCGCTTTCCCTTAATCAGTACTCAGTTATCTCCATCATCATAGTTGCTACTGTGGGTAATACACTAGGTGGAATGACTAACTTTTGGTTAGGGTTATGGATTCCAAATAAGTCTCAGCAAGAGAAACACAGCCATACGGCACTCAAATGGCTTGCTAAGTATGGTTATTGGGGGTTGCTTTTTAGTTGGCTGCCCATTATTGGCGATCCATTATGTTTGGCGGCAGGGTGGTTAAGGATGAAGTTCCTACCGTGCTTACTCTTGATTTTTTTAGGTAAAGCAGCAAGGTATAGTTTATTGACTGCTATTTATCTCGGTTTATTTTAA
- the rpsP gene encoding 30S ribosomal protein S16 produces the protein MVTIRLARHGAKKRPFYQIVVADSRNAATGRFIEKVGFFNPTAKGQEEGLRLDLDRVNHWVGQGASLSDRVAKLVKDAQKAA, from the coding sequence ATGGTAACCATTCGTTTGGCACGTCACGGCGCTAAGAAGCGTCCATTCTATCAAATCGTAGTAGCGGACAGCCGCAACGCTGCAACTGGCCGTTTCATCGAGAAAGTTGGTTTCTTCAACCCAACTGCTAAAGGTCAAGAAGAAGGTCTACGTCTAGACCTAGACCGCGTTAACCACTGGGTTGGTCAAGGCGCGTCTCTATCTGACCGCGTTGCTAAGCTAGTTAAAGACGCTCAAAAAGCGGCTTAA
- the trmD gene encoding tRNA (guanosine(37)-N1)-methyltransferase TrmD produces the protein MWVGVISLFPEMFRSVTDYGVTGQAVKKGLLSIETWNPRDFTHDKHRTVDDRPYGGGPGMLMMVQPLRDAIHAAKKASPGKTKVIYLSPQGRKLDQTGVEELATNENLLLICGRYEGVDERIIQSEVDEEWSIGDFVMTGGEIPAMTLIDSVSRFVPGVLGDFASAEEDSFANGLLDCPHYTRPEVLDDKAVPTVLLSGNHKDIRRWRLKQSLGRTWIRRPELLENLALTDEQEQLLAEFINDSKAK, from the coding sequence ATGTGGGTTGGCGTAATTAGCCTTTTTCCAGAAATGTTCCGTTCTGTTACTGATTATGGAGTAACAGGTCAAGCGGTTAAAAAAGGTCTTTTGTCGATAGAGACTTGGAATCCTCGAGATTTCACTCACGACAAACATCGCACTGTCGATGACCGACCTTACGGTGGTGGCCCTGGTATGTTAATGATGGTTCAGCCTTTGCGCGATGCCATTCATGCAGCCAAGAAAGCCTCACCGGGTAAGACGAAAGTGATTTACCTCTCTCCTCAAGGTCGTAAGCTCGACCAGACTGGAGTAGAAGAGCTGGCAACAAACGAGAACTTGCTTCTTATTTGTGGTCGTTATGAAGGGGTAGATGAGCGCATCATACAATCTGAAGTCGATGAAGAATGGTCGATTGGAGATTTTGTGATGACAGGTGGTGAAATACCAGCCATGACGTTGATTGACTCAGTCTCACGGTTTGTTCCGGGAGTACTTGGGGATTTCGCTTCAGCAGAAGAAGATTCTTTTGCTAATGGCTTGTTAGATTGCCCCCATTACACGCGTCCGGAAGTCTTAGATGATAAAGCTGTTCCGACAGTATTATTGTCAGGTAACCATAAGGACATTCGTCGTTGGCGACTCAAACAGTCGTTAGGCCGTACCTGGATAAGAAGACCAGAGCTCCTGGAAAACCTAGCTCTGACTGACGAACAGGAACAATTACTTGCCGAGTTCATTAATGATAGCAAGGCAAAGTAA
- a CDS encoding M16 family metallopeptidase, translating into MRMFWLSTCSLMVITGCSSVAPVPLPKGVKFIEASQAEEGKVKIPYQKYQLDNGLMVILAPEDSDPLVHVDMTYHVGSAREEIGKSGFAHFFEHMMFQGSEHVGDQEHFKIITEAGGTLNGTTNKDRTNYFETVPANQLEKVLWLESDRMGFLLDAVSQKKFEIQRSTVKNERAQRYDNRPYGLISERMGEALYPEGHPYSWQTIGYVEDLDRVDVNDLKAFFLRWYGPNNAVLTIGGDINVEQTLKWVNQYFGSIPRGPEVENAPKQPATLTESKFITLEDRIKQPMVMIAWPTTYDGEASQASLDTLASVLGDGTNSVLYQDLVKTQQAVQASAYHECSELSCNFYVYAMGDSGDKGDLAKLYEQLMNSLEKFAQKGVTQERLAQLKGQAEAGAIFALESVQGKVTQLASNQTFFGQPDLLEKQLQQIRAVTPQSVEKVYRDFIEGKNKITLSVVPKGKTELAVKPATFVTPERTLPEYKKVTDDTLAYRRAVDNFERSVQPPVGAPVEANIPDLYNIHFNNGSELLGTISRETPTVMMQFSLPAGTRFVSKGQEGLAQLTAAMMQEGTTKHSVESIQAELDKLGSVISIDASNYTTNISVSALEKNLAPTLKIVEEMLLFPAFKPQDFERVKNQALESLIYEHQRPNWMAMQATRQVLFGESEFARPKDGTKESLKALTLKDVKQFYAQHYTPQSAQIVVVGDIDKANVEQQLSFWINWKGAVAPQYAEYQSMSLGSQKIHLVDKPGAPQSVVMMVRQGMPYDATGDFYLSQLANFNLSGNFNSRINQNLREDKGYTYGAYGYFSGNKEMGSVVFTAQVRADSTVASITEMEKELSNYARQGMTDEELAFMRQAVGQKDALKYETPTQKGALIRDILKYDLDHDYLQQRNKLVESVDKQVLNGLAQQWFNPKDYQIVVVGDAKTLRPQFEKLGKDVEMLEIIR; encoded by the coding sequence ATGAGAATGTTTTGGCTAAGTACGTGCTCATTGATGGTGATTACAGGCTGCTCTTCCGTAGCACCAGTGCCACTACCAAAGGGTGTTAAGTTTATTGAGGCTTCACAAGCCGAAGAGGGAAAGGTCAAAATCCCTTACCAAAAATATCAACTCGATAATGGTCTAATGGTGATCTTGGCTCCTGAAGACTCTGATCCTCTGGTGCACGTTGATATGACATATCATGTTGGCTCTGCTCGAGAAGAAATCGGAAAATCTGGTTTTGCGCACTTTTTTGAGCACATGATGTTTCAAGGTTCTGAACACGTTGGCGATCAAGAGCATTTTAAAATCATTACCGAGGCGGGTGGTACTCTAAATGGCACCACGAACAAAGATAGAACGAATTACTTTGAAACCGTACCTGCTAATCAGCTTGAGAAAGTCCTTTGGTTAGAATCTGATCGTATGGGCTTTTTGTTGGATGCTGTCTCACAAAAGAAATTCGAAATTCAACGTTCGACGGTTAAAAATGAGCGAGCACAACGTTACGACAATCGACCTTATGGCTTGATCAGTGAACGCATGGGAGAGGCGCTTTATCCAGAGGGGCATCCATATTCTTGGCAAACTATTGGCTATGTAGAAGATCTCGACCGAGTCGATGTTAATGATCTCAAAGCATTTTTCCTACGTTGGTACGGGCCTAATAATGCAGTTTTGACCATCGGCGGTGACATCAATGTAGAACAGACGCTCAAATGGGTGAATCAATACTTCGGCTCAATACCTCGTGGCCCTGAAGTGGAAAATGCACCGAAGCAACCTGCGACACTGACAGAGAGCAAGTTCATCACTCTCGAAGATCGAATCAAGCAGCCAATGGTAATGATTGCTTGGCCAACCACTTATGATGGTGAAGCAAGCCAAGCATCCTTAGATACTCTAGCCAGTGTGTTAGGTGATGGCACCAACAGTGTGCTTTACCAAGATTTGGTGAAAACACAGCAAGCAGTACAAGCAAGCGCTTATCATGAATGCTCGGAGCTATCATGTAACTTTTATGTTTACGCGATGGGTGACTCTGGCGATAAAGGCGATTTAGCGAAGCTCTATGAGCAACTGATGAATTCATTGGAAAAATTCGCCCAAAAAGGTGTGACGCAAGAGCGACTTGCCCAGCTCAAAGGGCAAGCAGAAGCTGGGGCTATCTTCGCTTTGGAGAGCGTGCAAGGTAAAGTGACGCAACTGGCCTCTAACCAAACGTTTTTTGGTCAGCCGGACTTACTAGAGAAGCAACTGCAACAGATTCGTGCTGTGACACCACAATCAGTAGAGAAAGTTTACCGTGACTTTATTGAAGGGAAAAACAAAATTACGTTAAGTGTGGTGCCAAAAGGAAAAACTGAACTTGCAGTCAAACCTGCGACTTTTGTTACTCCAGAGCGTACTTTGCCTGAATATAAAAAAGTCACTGATGATACGTTGGCTTATCGTCGAGCCGTGGATAATTTTGAACGCTCGGTACAGCCTCCAGTGGGAGCGCCAGTAGAAGCCAATATCCCTGATCTATACAACATTCATTTCAACAATGGCTCTGAGCTACTGGGCACTATCAGTAGGGAAACGCCAACGGTCATGATGCAATTTAGTTTGCCTGCTGGGACTCGTTTTGTATCTAAGGGGCAAGAAGGATTAGCTCAATTAACCGCGGCCATGATGCAAGAAGGGACCACTAAGCATAGTGTAGAGTCGATTCAAGCAGAATTGGATAAACTGGGGAGCGTGATATCAATTGATGCTTCAAACTATACTACCAACATAAGTGTTTCTGCGCTTGAGAAAAACCTAGCACCAACATTGAAAATTGTTGAAGAAATGCTCTTGTTTCCAGCGTTTAAGCCGCAGGACTTTGAACGCGTGAAAAACCAAGCTTTGGAGTCACTCATTTATGAACATCAAAGGCCAAACTGGATGGCGATGCAAGCAACTCGCCAAGTATTGTTTGGTGAATCTGAGTTTGCTAGACCTAAAGATGGCACAAAAGAAAGCTTAAAGGCGCTAACCTTAAAGGATGTGAAACAATTCTATGCACAACATTATACGCCGCAGAGTGCACAAATTGTGGTTGTTGGTGATATCGACAAAGCGAATGTAGAGCAGCAGTTATCTTTTTGGATCAATTGGAAAGGAGCTGTAGCTCCTCAATACGCTGAATATCAATCTATGTCTTTGGGCTCGCAAAAGATTCACTTGGTTGATAAGCCTGGAGCACCACAAAGTGTGGTAATGATGGTTCGTCAAGGTATGCCATATGATGCAACGGGTGATTTTTATCTCAGCCAACTGGCCAACTTTAACTTATCCGGCAACTTTAATAGCCGTATCAATCAAAACCTACGTGAAGATAAGGGCTACACTTACGGTGCTTATGGTTATTTCTCTGGTAATAAAGAAATGGGCTCCGTCGTCTTTACTGCTCAAGTGCGTGCTGATTCAACGGTGGCCTCAATTACTGAAATGGAGAAAGAGCTGAGTAATTATGCTCGCCAAGGTATGACGGATGAGGAATTGGCGTTTATGCGCCAAGCAGTTGGTCAGAAAGATGCCCTAAAATACGAGACACCGACACAAAAAGGGGCGTTAATTCGTGATATCTTAAAGTATGATCTTGACCATGATTACTTACAACAACGTAATAAACTGGTTGAAAGTGTTGATAAGCAGGTCCTAAATGGTTTAGCCCAACAGTGGTTTAATCCAAAGGATTATCAAATTGTGGTAGTCGGTGATGCAAAGACTCTACGCCCTCAGTTCGAAAAGCTAGGAAAAGACGTAGAAATGCTTGAAATCATTCGATAG